AGAACGACCGGTATCTTTGGAAGTACGGTGCGAAAGAAAGACGGATACACACTTACGTTGACCAATAAATCTGATAAAAAAAAGATGCTGATCGTCACGGAACGTATACCGACCTCTACAACAAAAGAGATAAAAGTGAAACTTCTGGATGTCAAGTCAAAGAAAAAAGTAGACTATAAAGTGCTGAAGGATGGTGAAGTGGAAATGAATGTGTCACTTGATCCGCATGAAACGAAGAAGATAGAAGTACTGTTCGAGATATCTTACGATAAAGATTTGAAAATAAGTTATTAGGAGAGTTTGAAAGTGCAGGCGGGATGCCTGCATCTAAGTCTTAGCGAGGTGTTACGTTCTCAGCCTGTGGGCCTTTTTGACCTTCACCGATTTCGAATGTTACTGCCTGACCTTCTGCAAGAGTCACACGACCGCCATTTTCATTGTTCACTTGACGGAAATGTACGAATACATCGCTTCCACCATTCTCTTGTTGAATAAATCCGTAACCTTTTTCATCGTTGAACCATTTTACTGTTCCATTTACTAATTCTGCCATTGTTATACCTTTGGTAATTTAAATTTGTGAAAACATTTAAATAGAGAGTCTTTCGGGGGTCTTGCAGGGCCTTAACACTAACATAACACTCAAAAGATGAACTCGATCCTCATCTTTCATCGGGTATATTGTAGCTTCTTTTCTTAGAGTTAAGCTGATTTTATCAAAAAATTTTATGATTTTTGATATTTTTATTATATTTATGGCAAAAGCCAGAAAAAAACTTTGTCTTCATCGCCCGATGAGATCATAGCTTTTTCATTGATGAAGAGGATCTTGGTGGGTGTGGCATAGTGGCCTACAAGACGATCACCCTTACTTTTTGTTGCCGGATTGAAAAGCTGCAAATGATGTTCTATGCCACTGGAGTAGACACCTGTAGTTGCCTTGGGGCTTAATCCCACACAATAGACAAGGAAATCGCTCTTGAGATGGTAGGAGTTGTCACTGTCTGTAAAATAAACCCCGACACGTCTGTCCTGACCTGCCGTAAGAATGACCCCGTTGGCGTAAGCTACTTTATAGATGTTATCCACGTGTTCTTTGTCGTACACCTGGTCGATCTTTGAGGTATTGACATCGATAATCCTCACGGCACCGCTCTCATCGGAAATGACCATTTTGTTCTTATCATCGCTGAGTACCATGCCGCCCATGGTACTTTCCGAGATATGTTGTTCATATATGCGGTAGCTCTCAAGATTGTCATAGAGGATAACATCCGACCCGAAAGTACCGAAGATGATCTTCCCTTCTTTGTTGAAAAAGGCGTTCTTTGGCATGATATGCTGATCCGAACCGATGATCTTCCTGAGATGCCCATTCTGTTCGATCCATACTTCCCTATAGGCGTTGGAAGCAGAGGTGACCAACAGGGTTTTGTTTTGGTATCTATCGATGGCATGTATGCGTGAAGGAACTTTGCCATTCTGTACTGTTTCAAGAGGAGGCAGGATGATCTGCCTGACGATCTTTTGGCTGCTCAGGTCGATCACATCCACTATGCCTGCATCGGTAGCGACATAGAGATAGCCATGATCTTCCACGAAATCACTTACGAGACCGGAAACCTCTATGGTAGCGACCGGCGAGATATCTTTGGCCCAGGTCGTAGATAACAGTAAAAAAAGCAGGGTGGCAAATCTGAACATGAGAGATTATAACATCTTATTGTGTGAGGAGCATGGACTTGAGGAACTCTTCCCGTTTCTCTATGCCAAGCAGGGGTTTTCTTGTCAGGTCAGGGTAGCTGCCTCCTAGACCTTTCCCGTCATCACCATGGCAGCCTCCGCAGACACTGGTGTAGAACATGGCGGCATCTTTGGGGTGAGGCTCTTTGCATTCTCTTCCTGAAAGCTCTAGCACATAACATGCGACCTTCGGTGCATCTTCTTTGGAAACAAATCCTCCCTCCATAATCTCATTCTTTTTAAAATGCAACTGACTGGAGCCATGGTTGATCACAGTGATAATGTACTCTTTGGCATAGGCAGTACTGTCTATGCGTGAAAGTTCCTCTTCCAGATGATCATGTTGATGCTCTCTGACATGCATTGTATAGTTAGGATTGACAGTTGTATCGACATACTTTTTTTTTGGAGTGGAGAATCGGGAAAGATAGAGAGCATAAAGCAATATAGCGATCACAAGCAAAGGGAGGAAGAGATTTTTCATAAATGGTATCTTAATTTAAATGTCACAGCAGCTGCCATAGCATCACATTGCATGCTATGGGAACTGCAAGAAATACAGCTTGTTTTGTTATTAAACGATCTGTGACAGCTTCAGCATAATGTCATTGATCTCTTCACCGGCCTTTTTCGACATTATCTTTGCTTCGGCCTTGGATTCTCCGTAAAGATGCCAGAACTCTTTTTCTGCCGCTTCGAGTGTGTCTTCAAGGTCCAGTTTGGCCAGATGTGCTTTGATCTCTGCCAGATCGAACTCCTGTGCGGTATTTCTCGAAATGGTTAAAAGGAAACCTTCCGCACTGTCACGGACATTTTCAAGGATATCACGTGCTTCCATCAGTGCCAGGTCACCCTGTACCTCAGCTTCTTCTCCAGTTTCTTCTAATTTCTCTTTTACTTTTGCAAAATATGATTTAAGATCTTTCCACACCAATTTGGCATCCTCGGAAAAATCCTCGCTCATATCTTCTATTTTCTCCTCAAGTACATCGATACTTTTCTTAGCTGTTTCAATGAATTCCTCATATTCTTTTTTCATGGTTTCTCCTAATAATTGAAATCTTCCTTATTATAACATGCTATTGTTAACTGTTACCTCAAATCCAGACATAGAAATTTGGGCTTACACAACATAAAGTAAAATAGCAAAAAAATGCAAGATAGACCCCAGCATTACAAAGAGATGCCAGATGGTATGGAAATGGGTAATACTGTCCTTAATATAAAAGTAAACACCGCTACTGTATGCCAAACCACCTGCAACGATAAGCCAAAACCCTATGGGATCGATATGTGCTTTAAAGGTAGAAAAGTCAAGAACGATCAGCCAGCCCATGACAAGATAGGCGATCAGGGAGAGCAGTTCAAAACGGCCAACATAGATGAATTTCAGTGCGATGCCTATAACGGCGATACCCCATTCAAGTCCGAAGAGCACCCATCCTGTCGTACCACCGATGGTAAGAAGTGCAATAGGTGTATAGGAACCTGCGATCAGTATGTAGATAGAGGCATGGTCAAAAATCTGAAAAAGATGTTTGGCTTTGTTATGGGTGAGGGCATGGTAGAGGGTTGAACTGCCGTATAGTACCATGAGTGATGAACCGTAGATCGCTGCGGAAGTTATATGCAGGGCACCGTGTCCGTGCATTACCGCAAACGTGACAAGTAGTACCAGGGCAGCGATGCTCAAGGTAAAACCGATACCGTGTGTTACGGCATGCCATATCTCTTCGATGAGAGCAAAATTATTGACTTCATTGCTCATAATTTCATTCTACCTATTCCAGCATACGAAGCCAGACATCTACATCGGCATCACTCGGCATCTTCCAGTCAGCTCTTGGACTGAGAGAAATGGTTCCTACTTTAGGGCCGTCCGGCATACAGGATCGTTTGAATTGCTGATTGAAGAAACGTTGCAGAAAGATCTTCAGCCACTTGGTGATCGTTTCTTCATCGTATTTAATATCAAACGCTCTCATCGCAAGAAATCGGATCTTGTCAGGCTTTGCACCATACTTGATGAAGTGGTACAGAAAGAAGTCATGCAGTTCGTAAGGCCCAACGATCTCCTCTGTCTCCTGAACGATCTTGTCATCACTGTGCGGCAGCAGTTCAGGACTGATGGGCGTATCGAGAATATCATCGATGATATCTGCGATGGCTTTATTGGACTTGTAGTATTCGATCACATATTTGATGAGTGTTTTCGGGATGCCGGAGTTCAGTGCATACATACTCATATGATCACCGTTGTAGGTGCTCCAACCAAGGGCGATCTCGCTCAGGTCGCCGGTACCGATGACCAGTCCGCCTTCCTGGTTCGCCATGTTCATCAGTATGGAAGTACGTGCCCGTGCCTGTACATTCTCATAGGTTACACTCAGCTCTTCGGTGTCATGTCCTATGGCTTTGAATTCCTGAAGTGAAATATCCGTAATGTCCACCTCTTTGAGTGTCACTCCCAATGCTTCACAAAGCTTGACTGCATTGGACTTGGTTCTGCTTGTCGTACCGAAGCCGGGCATGGTCACGGCAATGATGTTCCTGCTATCCCATCCCATCATCTCAAAAGCCCTGTGTGTCGAGAGCAGGGCAAGGGTTGAGTCAAGTCCGCCTGAAATGCCTATGAGTGCCTTTATGATGTGGGCATGCGTCATACGCTTGATCAGGCCGTGTGCCTGGATATGGATAATCTCGTCACATCGGAGCTTTTTGTCTGCATATCGGGAAGGAACGAACGGCGCAGGTGTGATGTCCCGTTGCAGTTCAGACATCATTGGCAAAGATTTTAGTTTGATGAGACGCGTTTTTTTACGTCTGCCGTCACTGTAGCTTGATTCATTGATACGCAGCCATCGCATACGTTCCAGGTCGATGTCGGCGGTTATCAGTGAACTTTCAAGGCTGAAGCGTTCATTCTGTGCAAGGGTAGCCCCGTACTCGGAGATGATGGCATGTCCTCCATAGACGGTATCGGTGGTCGACTCACCCACACCTGCAGAGCTGTAAACATAAGCAGCCATACATCTTGCACTCTGTGTACGGACCAGCTCTTCACGGTATTCGTGCTTGCCTATGAGTTCATTGCTGGCACTCAGGTTGAAGAGCAGGTTGGCTCCATTGCTTGCCATATGGTTGCTTGGCGGGGTCACTGCCCAGAGGTCTTCACATATCTCTACGCCGAAAGTCATATCCCGACCGTCGGTAAAGAGCAGGTCTACACCGAACGGTACCTCTTTTCCGAGGAGTTCAGTGGCG
This DNA window, taken from Sulfurovum lithotrophicum, encodes the following:
- a CDS encoding nitrate reductase; its protein translation is MFRFATLLFLLLSTTWAKDISPVATIEVSGLVSDFVEDHGYLYVATDAGIVDVIDLSSQKIVRQIILPPLETVQNGKVPSRIHAIDRYQNKTLLVTSASNAYREVWIEQNGHLRKIIGSDQHIMPKNAFFNKEGKIIFGTFGSDVILYDNLESYRIYEQHISESTMGGMVLSDDKNKMVISDESGAVRIIDVNTSKIDQVYDKEHVDNIYKVAYANGVILTAGQDRRVGVYFTDSDNSYHLKSDFLVYCVGLSPKATTGVYSSGIEHHLQLFNPATKSKGDRLVGHYATPTKILFINEKAMISSGDEDKVFFWLLP
- a CDS encoding NAD(+) synthase codes for the protein MFGFYRVASAVNKTTVANPQKNAEEILTLVKEAADKEVSVVVFPELTLTGYTASDLFLNQTLLASQNESIQYILNNIKELDTIVILGIALLEADRLYNCAAVLQGGEILGIIPKSYLPNNKEFYEKRQFVSGRDIVRTATELLGKEVPFGVDLLFTDGRDMTFGVEICEDLWAVTPPSNHMASNGANLLFNLSASNELIGKHEYREELVRTQSARCMAAYVYSSAGVGESTTDTVYGGHAIISEYGATLAQNERFSLESSLITADIDLERMRWLRINESSYSDGRRKKTRLIKLKSLPMMSELQRDITPAPFVPSRYADKKLRCDEIIHIQAHGLIKRMTHAHIIKALIGISGGLDSTLALLSTHRAFEMMGWDSRNIIAVTMPGFGTTSRTKSNAVKLCEALGVTLKEVDITDISLQEFKAIGHDTEELSVTYENVQARARTSILMNMANQEGGLVIGTGDLSEIALGWSTYNGDHMSMYALNSGIPKTLIKYVIEYYKSNKAIADIIDDILDTPISPELLPHSDDKIVQETEEIVGPYELHDFFLYHFIKYGAKPDKIRFLAMRAFDIKYDEETITKWLKIFLQRFFNQQFKRSCMPDGPKVGTISLSPRADWKMPSDADVDVWLRMLE
- a CDS encoding cold-shock protein, which codes for MAELVNGTVKWFNDEKGYGFIQQENGGSDVFVHFRQVNNENGGRVTLAEGQAVTFEIGEGQKGPQAENVTPR
- the trhA gene encoding PAQR family membrane homeostasis protein TrhA gives rise to the protein MSNEVNNFALIEEIWHAVTHGIGFTLSIAALVLLVTFAVMHGHGALHITSAAIYGSSLMVLYGSSTLYHALTHNKAKHLFQIFDHASIYILIAGSYTPIALLTIGGTTGWVLFGLEWGIAVIGIALKFIYVGRFELLSLIAYLVMGWLIVLDFSTFKAHIDPIGFWLIVAGGLAYSSGVYFYIKDSITHFHTIWHLFVMLGSILHFFAILLYVV